Proteins encoded within one genomic window of Companilactobacillus sp.:
- a CDS encoding NAD(P)H-binding protein: protein MNILILGTGKLGYEVYKKVSVFSGTNITLFDRTPSEQDTSLAKQIIGDATNVDDLKAALKGIDVVYSTLGPFDVDQFAKPLVKAMEETGVKRLFWTTQFQLNYPEITPENFALAKTFGFSEEIETNYVTGQKAGADTIKNSNLDYTLLLCHFFKYNDDVEKSIVEPVREKVSGEPISLYSLSLSIAEMLYNQDNYPEKEYMISAEK from the coding sequence ATGAATATTCTTATTTTAGGAACAGGTAAATTAGGTTACGAAGTATACAAGAAGGTATCAGTTTTTTCAGGCACGAATATCACTTTATTTGACCGTACGCCATCAGAGCAAGATACATCATTAGCTAAACAAATTATTGGAGATGCAACTAATGTTGATGATTTGAAAGCTGCTTTAAAGGGGATTGATGTTGTTTATTCAACGCTTGGACCATTCGATGTTGACCAATTTGCGAAACCATTAGTTAAAGCAATGGAAGAAACTGGTGTTAAGCGTCTCTTCTGGACAACACAATTTCAACTTAACTATCCTGAGATCACTCCGGAGAACTTTGCTTTAGCTAAAACATTTGGATTCAGTGAAGAAATTGAAACTAATTATGTGACTGGCCAAAAAGCCGGTGCGGATACTATTAAGAACAGTAATTTAGACTACACACTATTGTTATGCCATTTCTTTAAATATAATGATGATGTTGAAAAATCAATCGTTGAACCAGTTCGTGAAAAAGTCAGTGGCGAACCAATTAGTTTATACTCACTGTCATTATCAATTGCTGAAATGCTTTACAATCAAGACAATTATCCTGAAAAAGAATATATGATCTCAGCTGAGAAATGA
- a CDS encoding glycoside hydrolase family 13 protein has translation MTKKWWQGSVVYQVYPRSYQDSNGDGIGDLPGLTQRLPYIKKLGADVIWLNPIYKSPDKDNGYDISDYRSIQPAYGTMDDFDTMLESAHKQGLKILMDLVVNHTSDKHEWFEQSRQSKDNPYSDYYIWRDPVDGHAPNNWGSYFSGPAWTYEPKRGQYYLHLFAPGQPDLNWENPKVRQEVYSLMKFWLDKGVNGFRMDVINLISKPAGLPDAPQAPGAPYGNVEPLVSDGPRLNEFLHEMNLEVLSKYDIMTVGEMPGSTPEDAIEYTGLKSNELNMVFQFEHVGLAANPDKKLGKWNDQPIQLVDLKKALSRWQVELDGKGWNSLYWNNHDQPRAVSRFATDDPKYRVKAAKMLGTTLHMMQGTPYVYEGEELGETNVHYQKLDQYEDIESINAYHQLVEKDQAVDGPTMLKYMENMSRDNARTPMQWDDSDNAGFTTGKPWFALNPNYNEINAKSQVDDPNSVFNYYRQLIDLRHNSDLITLGTYEEIDPDDNEVFAYRRHYQGQTLLVISNFTDQTVQRDYGQANAKRLIGNYEDSQNDTLRPYETNVYLLND, from the coding sequence ATGACTAAGAAATGGTGGCAAGGTTCGGTTGTTTATCAAGTTTATCCACGTAGCTATCAAGATAGCAATGGCGACGGAATTGGCGATTTACCAGGATTAACTCAACGCCTACCTTATATTAAAAAATTAGGTGCAGACGTCATTTGGTTAAATCCAATCTATAAATCTCCTGACAAGGACAATGGCTACGATATTAGTGATTATCGTTCGATCCAACCAGCTTATGGCACAATGGACGATTTCGATACCATGCTTGAATCAGCCCACAAACAAGGTTTAAAAATCTTGATGGACTTAGTTGTCAATCACACTTCTGACAAACACGAATGGTTTGAACAAAGTCGCCAATCAAAAGACAATCCATATTCCGATTACTACATTTGGAGAGATCCTGTCGATGGTCACGCTCCTAACAATTGGGGGTCATACTTCTCAGGACCAGCTTGGACTTATGAACCAAAACGTGGACAATACTACTTACATCTTTTTGCACCAGGACAACCTGATCTAAATTGGGAAAATCCTAAGGTCAGACAAGAAGTCTACAGTCTGATGAAGTTCTGGCTCGACAAAGGTGTCAACGGATTTAGAATGGATGTTATCAATCTGATTTCTAAACCTGCCGGCTTACCTGATGCTCCGCAAGCACCAGGTGCACCATACGGAAATGTTGAACCACTAGTATCTGACGGACCACGTTTGAACGAATTTTTGCACGAAATGAACCTGGAAGTTCTTTCAAAATACGACATTATGACCGTTGGCGAAATGCCTGGTTCAACTCCAGAAGATGCCATCGAATATACCGGCTTGAAGTCAAACGAATTGAACATGGTCTTCCAATTTGAACACGTTGGACTAGCTGCTAACCCTGATAAAAAGCTCGGTAAATGGAACGACCAACCAATCCAACTAGTCGACTTGAAAAAAGCTTTATCACGTTGGCAAGTCGAACTTGATGGCAAAGGCTGGAATAGTCTTTACTGGAACAACCATGACCAACCACGTGCCGTATCAAGATTTGCAACTGATGATCCTAAGTATCGCGTTAAAGCTGCCAAAATGCTCGGCACGACTTTGCATATGATGCAAGGAACTCCTTACGTTTACGAAGGTGAAGAGTTAGGCGAAACTAACGTCCATTATCAAAAACTCGATCAATACGAAGACATCGAAAGTATCAATGCTTATCACCAATTGGTTGAAAAAGACCAAGCTGTTGATGGCCCCACAATGTTGAAATACATGGAAAACATGTCTCGTGACAATGCTAGAACGCCAATGCAATGGGACGATAGCGATAACGCTGGATTTACCACTGGTAAACCTTGGTTCGCACTCAACCCTAATTACAATGAGATCAATGCTAAGAGCCAAGTTGACGATCCTAATTCAGTCTTCAACTACTATCGTCAATTGATCGACTTACGTCACAATAGTGATTTGATCACGCTCGGAACTTATGAGGAGATCGACCCAGACGATAACGAAGTCTTTGCCTATCGCCGTCACTATCAAGGACAAACTTTGCTAGTCATCAGTAACTTTACTGACCAGACAGTTCAAAGAGATTATGGTCAAGCAAATGCAAAACGCTTGATTGGTAACTACGAAGATAGTCAAAATGACACTCTTAGACCTTATGAAACAAACGTTTATCTTTTAAACGACTAA
- a CDS encoding LacI family DNA-binding transcriptional regulator: MVATIKDIAQKTGVSAATVSRVLTNKEGFFGDKTAKKVRDAAKELGYRKNTSAMELVTKKSNDLAVIVNATKTNFSNAIIDGIQEMAFPQNLNVIILYAGDEDSERQRRAINTVVERSVMGVLLLSVDLAPKNLELLQSANIPFCFLSISLDGRNLPFISSDDYQIGYQATKYLLDRGHTKIGLAGLEFERTITGVLRLKGYHQALLDAGVEPKSEWTSLGDYSYEAGQKSMTDYGAKTELTAVVCGSDWVAIGVMNQARSFGLAVPDDLSIVAIDGTNLCEIVQPQLTSVTQSFYDMGVAGVNWLLDSKKRVDQKITPITINERESVRMIR, from the coding sequence GTGGTCGCAACTATTAAAGACATCGCGCAAAAAACTGGAGTTTCGGCAGCAACCGTCTCGCGAGTTTTAACGAATAAAGAAGGCTTTTTTGGCGACAAAACAGCTAAGAAAGTTCGTGACGCAGCTAAAGAATTAGGCTACCGAAAGAATACCTCGGCGATGGAACTAGTAACGAAAAAGAGCAATGACCTTGCTGTGATCGTTAACGCTACTAAGACTAATTTTTCAAATGCAATTATTGATGGTATTCAAGAAATGGCTTTTCCACAAAATTTGAATGTCATCATCTTGTACGCAGGGGATGAAGATTCAGAACGACAGCGTAGAGCCATCAACACAGTGGTAGAACGCTCAGTCATGGGAGTATTGCTATTGTCCGTAGATTTAGCTCCTAAAAATTTAGAGTTGTTACAATCGGCGAATATTCCATTTTGCTTTTTATCAATCTCATTGGATGGTCGCAATTTGCCATTTATTAGTTCAGATGATTATCAGATCGGTTATCAAGCAACTAAATATTTGTTGGATCGCGGACATACAAAAATCGGCTTGGCTGGATTGGAATTTGAACGCACGATCACTGGTGTATTGAGGTTGAAGGGATATCATCAAGCACTGTTAGATGCGGGTGTCGAACCAAAATCTGAGTGGACATCTTTAGGCGATTACAGTTACGAAGCCGGTCAAAAATCGATGACTGATTATGGTGCTAAGACTGAGTTGACGGCGGTGGTCTGTGGTTCCGACTGGGTGGCAATCGGTGTGATGAATCAAGCTCGCAGTTTTGGATTGGCGGTACCGGATGATTTATCGATTGTCGCAATTGACGGCACCAATCTCTGTGAGATTGTCCAACCGCAATTGACTAGTGTTACGCAGAGCTTTTACGATATGGGAGTTGCCGGAGTTAACTGGTTGCTAGATTCTAAGAAACGAGTGGATCAAAAGATCACCCCAATTACAATTAATGAGCGCGAGAGCGTCAGAATGATTCGCTAA
- a CDS encoding SLC45 family MFS transporter, translating into MVDNKTLETDIPAETTTAKNSVSKNSLPNLSMRTIFAMTFGFFGVNMAFSLQSSQMGRIFQTIGADPTKLGFFFILPPLAGMIVQPLIGKYSDRTWNRFGRRMPYLLIGAPIAALVMVLLPNGGNLGLGFASVAALWFGAISVLFMDLSSNVCMQPFKMIIGDMVNEDQKDLAWSWQQSFSNLGGVLATILPFLLTWFGISNVAPKGTVPLSLRLAFYIGAAILLITALYTVMSVHEYDPDTYADYHHIDRNAHKKSVSLWKLVKTAPKSFWEIFVVQIFNWFAFQYLCTYGTGAIAKNVWHTVNASSAGYQAAGNWFGIMTCVQSIAAVVWGFAVLSHTKPTQRKFWLRLSLILGGLGFVSIFFIHSQLLLIIPFCLIGIWYLTMQTQPLSLFTESLNGENEGAYLGLFNCGICLPQIIASLLSFVIFPMVGKSMPGMIAVAGVALLIGSLAVSVIHPTITKTTEEEM; encoded by the coding sequence ATGGTTGATAATAAAACTCTAGAAACTGACATACCTGCTGAAACAACCACAGCCAAAAATTCAGTTTCAAAAAATTCACTACCAAATTTATCTATGCGAACAATTTTTGCCATGACTTTTGGATTCTTCGGAGTCAACATGGCTTTCTCGCTTCAGTCATCACAAATGGGACGTATCTTCCAGACTATCGGTGCTGATCCTACTAAATTAGGATTTTTCTTCATCTTGCCACCACTAGCCGGAATGATCGTTCAACCTTTGATCGGTAAATATTCCGACCGCACTTGGAATCGTTTTGGACGCCGAATGCCATACCTTTTGATCGGTGCTCCAATCGCTGCTTTAGTTATGGTCTTATTGCCAAACGGCGGAAACCTGGGCTTAGGCTTTGCCTCTGTTGCCGCACTTTGGTTTGGTGCTATTTCAGTATTATTTATGGACTTATCTTCTAATGTTTGTATGCAACCATTCAAGATGATCATTGGCGATATGGTCAATGAGGATCAAAAAGATCTTGCTTGGTCTTGGCAACAATCATTTTCAAATCTAGGTGGCGTTTTAGCTACTATCCTACCTTTCTTACTAACTTGGTTCGGGATTTCAAACGTTGCTCCTAAAGGAACCGTACCATTGTCACTCCGTTTAGCTTTTTACATTGGTGCAGCTATTCTTTTGATCACCGCTTTATACACTGTTATGTCAGTTCACGAATATGACCCAGATACTTATGCTGACTACCACCACATCGACCGCAACGCTCATAAAAAATCAGTCAGTCTTTGGAAATTAGTTAAGACTGCTCCAAAGTCTTTCTGGGAAATCTTCGTCGTTCAAATTTTCAACTGGTTTGCTTTCCAATATTTATGTACATACGGAACTGGTGCTATTGCAAAAAATGTTTGGCACACAGTCAACGCTTCATCAGCCGGATATCAAGCTGCTGGTAACTGGTTTGGAATCATGACCTGCGTTCAATCAATTGCCGCCGTTGTTTGGGGCTTTGCAGTTCTATCGCACACAAAACCTACACAACGTAAATTCTGGTTGAGATTAAGTTTGATTTTAGGTGGATTAGGATTTGTTTCAATTTTCTTCATTCACTCACAACTACTATTGATCATTCCATTTTGCTTGATCGGTATTTGGTACCTAACAATGCAGACACAACCACTTTCACTTTTTACAGAATCATTGAATGGTGAAAATGAAGGTGCTTATCTAGGATTATTCAACTGTGGTATTTGTTTGCCACAAATCATCGCTTCATTATTGAGTTTCGTGATTTTCCCAATGGTCGGAAAATCAATGCCAGGAATGATTGCTGTTGCCGGTGTTGCCCTATTGATCGGTTCGCTAGCTGTCAGCGTTATTCACCCAACTATTACTAAAACTACTGAGGAGGAAATGTAA